One Pseudorhodoplanes sinuspersici DNA segment encodes these proteins:
- a CDS encoding efflux RND transporter permease subunit has product MNISAPFISRPIATSLLMVGLLLCGLAAYRLLPVSALPNVNYPTIQVSAQLPGADPQTMASSVATPLEQQFSQIPGVTQLTSASALGISQITVQFELSRNVDTAAEDVLAAINAASPNLPQNIPYPPTIRKVNPADTPILVFGLTSDSLPLTTVDAYAENILLPKISQLPGVGLVGIGGQQKPAIRVQVDPQALANRGVGLEDVRNVLSQANVDLPKGTLNSPHQTFTLNTNDQLLKPQAYEDLIVAYRNGSPVRIRDIGRAIEAPENNLVAGWYNNQRAIILAIQREPNANVIETVDRIKSLLPQLQASLPPAIKINLISDRTETIRASVSDVQFTLMLTVALVVMVIFLFLRNFWATVIPAVTVPLSLIGVFAVLYLFGFSLDNLSLMALSISVGFVVDDAVVVIENIVRHLEEGLSPMEAALRGSKEIGFTIVSITLSLIAVFIPLFLMGGYVGKLFQEFAVTVSVSLILSLLISLTLTPMLCARLLKTEAGRQHGRLYRLSERGFDILLGAYERSLKVALRHRFITLMVMLGTIGVTGYLFVVIPKGFFPQQDTGLIVGIAEAAQDISYDAMTDRMRAVINTVLKDPAVSTVGANVGAGGQTVTLNQGRMFIALKPQRDLSADQVIRRLQTSLAAIPGITLYMQAAQDITIGARLSKTQYQFTLSDADSNELDRWSAYFLEKLKQIPEITDVATDQENSGPRLNATVKRDIASTFGILPSTIDNTLDDAFGQRIVSTIFTSLNQYHVVLEVNPRFQTGPEALRGIYVNSSTGQQVPLSTLVDASITTAPIVINHQGLFPSATISFNLKPGAALGDAVTAINKVERESGKPISLATSFQGNANGFLDALAGAPLLILAALVTIYIILGVLYESVVHPVTILSTLPSAGIGALILLMLVGMDFSVIALIGVILLIGIVKKNGIMLVDFALEAERNEGLTSEESIYRACVLRFRPILMTTMAALLGGVPLMLGVGAGSELRQPLGYTIVGGLIVSQMLTLYTTPVVYLYLDRIQTWLNRRPQRAQDAPQEGAE; this is encoded by the coding sequence GTGAACATCTCCGCGCCGTTCATCTCTCGGCCCATCGCGACATCTCTGTTGATGGTCGGTCTGCTCTTATGCGGGCTTGCAGCCTATCGGCTGCTGCCGGTCAGCGCGCTGCCCAATGTCAATTACCCGACGATCCAGGTGTCAGCCCAGCTTCCGGGTGCCGACCCGCAGACCATGGCTTCGTCGGTTGCGACGCCGCTCGAGCAGCAATTCAGCCAGATCCCCGGCGTCACGCAATTGACTTCAGCGAGTGCGCTCGGCATTTCGCAGATCACGGTTCAATTCGAATTGAGCCGCAATGTCGATACCGCGGCTGAGGACGTCCTCGCGGCGATCAACGCCGCCAGTCCCAATCTCCCGCAGAATATTCCGTATCCGCCGACGATCCGGAAAGTGAATCCGGCCGATACGCCAATCCTGGTGTTCGGACTGACCTCCGATTCGCTTCCTCTGACGACCGTCGATGCCTACGCAGAAAATATCCTTCTGCCGAAGATTTCCCAGCTTCCGGGCGTCGGTCTCGTCGGTATCGGTGGACAGCAAAAGCCGGCGATCCGCGTTCAGGTCGACCCTCAGGCGCTCGCCAATCGCGGCGTCGGCCTCGAAGATGTCCGCAATGTTCTGAGCCAGGCCAATGTGGACCTCCCGAAAGGCACGCTCAACAGCCCGCACCAGACCTTCACGCTCAACACCAACGATCAATTGCTGAAGCCGCAGGCTTATGAAGATCTGATCGTCGCCTATCGCAATGGCTCGCCCGTGCGCATCCGCGATATCGGCCGGGCAATTGAAGCGCCTGAAAATAACCTGGTCGCCGGCTGGTACAACAATCAGCGTGCCATCATCCTGGCGATCCAGCGCGAACCGAACGCCAACGTGATCGAGACGGTCGATCGCATCAAGTCCTTGTTGCCGCAATTGCAAGCGTCGCTGCCTCCGGCCATCAAGATCAATCTGATATCCGACCGCACGGAGACCATTCGCGCCTCTGTTTCGGATGTGCAGTTCACCTTGATGCTCACGGTCGCCCTGGTGGTGATGGTGATCTTTCTCTTTCTACGCAATTTCTGGGCGACCGTGATTCCGGCCGTCACCGTGCCGTTGTCGCTGATTGGCGTGTTCGCGGTGCTTTATCTTTTCGGTTTCAGCCTCGACAATTTGTCGCTCATGGCGCTGTCGATATCCGTCGGCTTCGTCGTCGATGACGCTGTGGTGGTGATCGAGAATATCGTCCGCCACCTCGAGGAGGGCCTCAGCCCGATGGAGGCTGCTCTGAGAGGCTCGAAGGAGATCGGCTTTACGATCGTTTCGATTACGCTGTCGCTGATTGCGGTCTTCATTCCGCTGTTCCTGATGGGCGGCTATGTCGGCAAGCTGTTCCAGGAATTTGCGGTGACCGTGAGTGTGTCGCTGATCCTCTCACTTCTGATTTCGCTGACGCTCACGCCGATGCTCTGCGCGCGCCTGCTCAAGACCGAAGCAGGAAGGCAGCATGGACGGCTTTATCGTCTGTCAGAGCGCGGCTTCGATATCCTTCTTGGTGCATATGAGCGAAGCCTCAAAGTCGCTTTGCGCCATCGCTTTATCACGCTGATGGTGATGCTGGGCACGATCGGTGTCACGGGCTATCTTTTTGTCGTCATTCCCAAGGGCTTCTTCCCGCAACAGGATACGGGCCTGATCGTCGGCATTGCGGAAGCGGCGCAGGACATCTCCTATGATGCGATGACCGACCGCATGCGCGCGGTAATCAATACGGTGCTCAAAGACCCGGCGGTTTCGACGGTGGGGGCGAATGTCGGCGCTGGCGGCCAGACCGTGACGCTAAATCAGGGCCGCATGTTCATTGCACTGAAGCCGCAACGTGACCTGAGTGCCGACCAGGTGATCCGCCGGCTGCAGACTTCGCTCGCGGCTATTCCAGGTATCACGCTCTACATGCAGGCGGCGCAGGACATCACCATCGGTGCGCGCTTGTCCAAAACTCAGTATCAGTTCACCCTGAGCGATGCCGATTCGAATGAGCTCGACCGCTGGTCGGCCTATTTTCTCGAGAAGCTGAAACAGATCCCTGAGATCACGGATGTCGCGACCGACCAGGAAAATTCCGGGCCGCGTCTCAACGCGACGGTAAAGCGCGATATTGCCTCGACCTTCGGCATCCTCCCGTCGACGATCGATAACACGCTCGACGACGCTTTCGGCCAACGTATCGTCTCCACCATATTCACGTCGCTCAATCAGTATCACGTCGTGCTCGAAGTCAATCCGCGATTTCAGACCGGTCCGGAGGCGCTACGGGGCATCTACGTGAATTCGTCAACCGGACAGCAGGTGCCGTTGAGCACGCTGGTCGATGCTTCGATCACGACGGCGCCCATTGTAATCAATCATCAGGGCCTGTTCCCTTCCGCCACCATCTCGTTCAACCTGAAGCCCGGCGCAGCGTTAGGGGACGCCGTTACCGCGATCAACAAGGTGGAGCGGGAAAGCGGCAAGCCCATATCGCTCGCCACCAGCTTCCAGGGTAATGCCAACGGCTTTCTGGATGCGCTCGCCGGCGCGCCGCTGCTCATCCTGGCGGCGCTCGTCACGATCTACATCATTCTCGGTGTGCTTTATGAAAGCGTCGTGCATCCCGTCACCATCCTGTCGACGCTGCCGTCCGCTGGCATCGGTGCGTTGATCTTGCTGATGCTTGTGGGGATGGATTTCAGCGTCATCGCCCTGATCGGCGTGATCTTGCTAATTGGCATCGTAAAAAAGAATGGCATCATGCTGGTCGATTTCGCGCTCGAAGCGGAGCGGAACGAAGGCTTGACGTCGGAAGAGTCGATCTATCGCGCGTGCGTGCTGCGCTTCCGGCCGATCCTGATGACCACGATGGCGGCGCTTCTCGGCGGTGTGCCGCTGATGCTGGGTGTAGGGGCAGGATCGGAGCTGCGGCAACCGCTCGGCTATACGATCGTTGGCGGCCTTATCGTGAGCCAGATGCTCACGCTGTACACGACTCCTGTCGTCTACCTCTATCTCGACCGGATCCAGACGTGGCTGAACAGGAGGCCGCAACGGGCGCAGGACGCGCCGCAGGAAGGCGCCGAATAG
- a CDS encoding alpha/beta hydrolase has translation MTVWKTCLAAMATLSLVSAAVPAKAEPVKNIVLVHGAWVDASGWKPVYDILKRQGFNVTMAQEPETSFADDVAAVKRVLDMQKGPTLLVGHSYGGSLITEAGVHPNVVGLVYVAAHAPDVGEDEGSLGKKTPSVLAKTAGAIQKTPDGYTYLNPADFPKLFAPDLPHERSEFVARSQVLAAASVFTTPLTVAAWKTKPSWGIVAGGDQIINPDLERWYYARAKSHTTEIKGASHSVYESHPREVAAVIADAARHLQQDAIGKAKK, from the coding sequence ATGACAGTCTGGAAAACCTGCCTGGCCGCAATGGCCACGCTCTCGCTCGTATCCGCAGCCGTCCCGGCCAAAGCCGAGCCGGTAAAGAATATCGTTCTGGTTCACGGCGCCTGGGTGGATGCCTCTGGCTGGAAGCCGGTTTACGACATTCTCAAGCGCCAAGGGTTCAACGTCACCATGGCACAGGAGCCGGAAACCTCGTTTGCCGACGATGTTGCGGCGGTCAAGCGCGTGCTCGACATGCAAAAGGGGCCAACGCTTCTCGTCGGGCACAGCTATGGCGGCTCACTCATTACCGAGGCCGGTGTACATCCCAATGTTGTCGGGCTTGTCTATGTCGCAGCGCATGCGCCTGATGTCGGAGAGGACGAAGGCTCGCTCGGTAAAAAGACGCCGAGCGTTCTCGCCAAGACAGCCGGTGCGATTCAGAAGACGCCGGATGGATATACCTATCTCAATCCGGCGGATTTTCCGAAACTGTTCGCGCCCGATCTTCCGCATGAACGGTCGGAATTCGTTGCGCGCTCGCAGGTGCTGGCCGCAGCCAGTGTGTTCACGACGCCTTTGACTGTCGCCGCCTGGAAGACGAAACCAAGCTGGGGAATTGTGGCTGGCGGCGATCAGATCATCAATCCCGATCTCGAACGCTGGTATTATGCCCGCGCCAAGAGCCACACAACGGAGATCAAGGGCGCGAGCCATTCCGTGTATGAATCGCATCCGCGTGAGGTGGCGGCGGTAATTGCCGACGCGGCTCGGCATCTTCAGCAAGATGCCATCGGTAAAGCCAAAAAATAA
- a CDS encoding LysR family transcriptional regulator: MDFTQLRYFHEVARAGTIRKASERLNVAASALSRQIQQLEHQVGMALFDRNSQGMRLTPAGEIYARHAKLVMLDEERARNELAELKGLKRGIVRVVSAEGVVSDYLMQTIAAFRASSPGVSFQLGVIGTDDIIKAVKNGDADIGLAFNGRLEAEIEFRLQIFDRLCVVCAPSHPLAKKKSINLREVLGYPLAIPVTGFGIRTLIDEACRISRLRLNAALMTNCIDALRAFAFNGIGVSVITQLSVRRELASGQLIAVPLTNPTLRHSSIDVMVLGARRQPQAVEAFLKQLRDEAVARKTQILV, translated from the coding sequence ATGGACTTCACTCAACTGCGCTATTTTCATGAGGTCGCGCGCGCGGGCACCATCCGAAAGGCTTCGGAGCGATTGAATGTCGCGGCATCCGCGCTCAGCCGTCAGATCCAGCAGCTTGAACATCAGGTCGGAATGGCCCTGTTCGATCGGAACAGCCAGGGCATGCGGCTGACGCCCGCAGGCGAGATTTATGCGCGGCACGCCAAGCTCGTCATGCTGGACGAAGAGCGGGCCCGGAACGAACTGGCCGAACTGAAAGGGCTGAAGCGCGGCATCGTGCGGGTGGTGTCCGCAGAAGGCGTGGTCAGCGACTATCTGATGCAAACGATCGCTGCTTTCCGGGCCAGCTCTCCCGGCGTGAGTTTCCAGCTCGGCGTGATCGGGACCGACGACATTATCAAGGCGGTGAAAAACGGCGATGCCGACATCGGTCTTGCGTTCAATGGCCGCCTGGAGGCGGAAATCGAATTTCGCCTGCAGATCTTCGATCGTCTCTGTGTGGTCTGCGCGCCATCGCATCCCCTCGCAAAAAAGAAATCGATCAATCTTCGCGAGGTGCTGGGCTATCCGCTTGCCATTCCGGTCACTGGTTTCGGCATTCGCACGTTGATCGACGAGGCGTGCCGGATTTCCAGGCTTCGACTGAATGCCGCGCTGATGACGAACTGCATCGATGCCTTGCGGGCCTTTGCATTCAACGGCATTGGCGTGTCGGTGATCACCCAGCTTTCCGTGCGCCGGGAATTGGCCAGCGGTCAGCTGATCGCCGTGCCGCTGACAAATCCGACACTGCGCCATTCGTCCATTGACGTTATGGTGCTTGGCGCGCGCCGCCAGCCGCAGGCCGTGGAGGCTTTCCTCAAACAGCTTCGCGACGAGGCGGTCGCGCGGAAGACACAGATCCTCGTGTAA
- the cnbZ gene encoding 2-amino-5-chloromuconate deaminase CnbZ, translating to MADVISFAPGGYRYIKGVFQYSAGVAAEPGYRLERVRFANPVPLQEGFRRIEQIIKDAGRPLSSFAACELRSPAPFTEEGFTAFNKIYVGTLKDWGIFGDNNPVARSNVCPEVSPPAEPSFYAFSYTVEDANAAPSFVVAGSGEAPEGLGNYADHLIARGDVSPSGLRQKAQWVLGEMERRMGALGFGWGQTTGVQLYTVHDIHPFVADEIAKRGAMRAGLTWHFNRPPVRELEYEMDCRGVAIERTV from the coding sequence ATGGCTGACGTCATTTCTTTCGCGCCTGGCGGCTATCGCTATATCAAGGGCGTCTTCCAGTATTCGGCGGGCGTTGCCGCCGAGCCCGGTTACCGGCTCGAGCGCGTTCGGTTTGCCAATCCCGTTCCCCTGCAGGAAGGCTTCCGCCGGATCGAACAGATCATCAAAGATGCCGGGCGTCCGCTTTCGTCATTCGCCGCGTGCGAACTGCGCTCGCCCGCGCCGTTTACGGAGGAAGGCTTCACAGCCTTCAACAAGATCTATGTCGGCACGCTGAAGGACTGGGGGATCTTTGGCGACAACAATCCGGTCGCGCGCAGCAATGTCTGTCCCGAAGTCTCGCCGCCTGCAGAGCCCAGCTTCTACGCGTTCTCCTATACGGTTGAGGATGCGAATGCCGCCCCAAGTTTCGTTGTCGCCGGCAGCGGCGAAGCGCCGGAGGGACTTGGCAATTACGCCGATCACCTTATTGCCCGCGGCGATGTCAGCCCATCCGGACTGCGCCAGAAAGCGCAATGGGTCCTCGGCGAAATGGAGCGGCGCATGGGCGCGCTCGGTTTCGGATGGGGACAGACGACGGGCGTGCAGCTCTACACAGTGCATGACATTCACCCGTTCGTTGCCGACGAGATCGCAAAGCGCGGCGCCATGCGCGCCGGCCTGACATGGCATTTCAACCGGCCGCCGGTCCGCGAACTGGAATACGAGATGGATTGCCGCGGCGTCGCCATCGAGCGGACGGTCTGA
- a CDS encoding aldehyde dehydrogenase family protein has translation MNVQERRAAAFETIRSPYDGSPVGEMPVADEAAVEKAIVAAQRGFAIMRRLPRFARADILVRAAEILRKRRDEAVRTIAAEAGKPLYDARGEVARSLFNLTNAAAEARRFGGHEVPLDMDAGVYEYQTTTASGAPLDLAKADLDALASVRRRVGIARRFPIGPILAIAPFNFPLNLVLHKVAPALAVGNSVVLKPAPQTPLTSLLLGEILAEAGLPDDALQIVHCPVPLAEKMVKDDRFAMVTFTGSAKVGWHIKALAGHKKVALELGGNGAVIVCADADLDYAAARCVRGGVVYGGQYCIGVQRILVERAVHEPFVAKLLEKVRACKVGNPMQEGIDVGPVIDEGSAIRIESWIREAEAAGAKVLVGGTRERAVIQPTVLADTKPGMKVEDEEIFGPVVTVNPFDTFEQAVTRANDSKYGLQGGLFTRDITRAFSAIEDWDVGGLMVNDVPIYRLDNMPFGGWKQSGLGREGTVYAMEEMTDIKHLVINYA, from the coding sequence ATGAACGTGCAAGAAAGGCGCGCTGCTGCCTTTGAAACCATTCGTTCGCCCTACGACGGCTCGCCGGTCGGCGAGATGCCGGTGGCCGATGAAGCCGCCGTCGAAAAGGCAATCGTCGCAGCCCAGCGCGGCTTTGCGATCATGCGCCGTCTGCCACGCTTTGCCCGCGCCGACATTCTGGTTCGCGCGGCCGAGATCCTCCGCAAGCGCCGCGACGAAGCCGTGCGCACGATCGCTGCCGAAGCCGGCAAGCCGCTCTATGATGCGCGCGGAGAAGTGGCGCGCTCGCTGTTCAATCTGACGAACGCCGCAGCGGAGGCACGCCGCTTCGGCGGCCACGAAGTGCCGCTCGACATGGATGCCGGTGTCTATGAATACCAGACCACGACGGCATCGGGGGCGCCTCTCGATCTCGCCAAGGCGGACCTCGACGCACTGGCCTCGGTCCGAAGGCGCGTCGGCATTGCGCGGCGTTTTCCGATCGGGCCGATCCTGGCGATCGCACCTTTCAATTTTCCGCTCAATCTCGTGCTGCACAAGGTTGCTCCCGCGCTTGCGGTCGGCAATTCGGTCGTATTGAAGCCGGCACCGCAAACGCCCCTCACCTCGCTTCTGCTGGGCGAAATCCTTGCCGAGGCCGGCTTGCCCGATGATGCCCTGCAGATCGTGCATTGTCCGGTTCCTCTCGCGGAAAAGATGGTCAAGGACGACCGCTTTGCGATGGTGACCTTCACCGGTTCGGCAAAGGTCGGCTGGCATATCAAGGCGCTCGCCGGCCACAAGAAGGTTGCGCTTGAACTTGGCGGCAACGGCGCCGTCATTGTCTGCGCCGATGCCGATCTCGATTATGCGGCGGCGCGTTGTGTCCGCGGTGGCGTTGTCTATGGCGGACAATATTGCATCGGCGTGCAGCGCATTCTGGTCGAGCGCGCAGTGCACGAGCCGTTCGTCGCCAAACTGCTCGAGAAGGTCCGTGCCTGCAAGGTCGGCAATCCGATGCAGGAAGGCATCGACGTCGGTCCGGTGATCGACGAAGGCTCGGCCATCCGCATCGAAAGCTGGATCCGCGAAGCGGAGGCGGCGGGAGCGAAGGTGCTGGTCGGCGGCACGCGCGAGCGCGCAGTCATTCAGCCCACAGTGCTCGCCGATACGAAGCCGGGCATGAAGGTCGAAGACGAAGAGATCTTCGGACCCGTCGTCACGGTCAATCCGTTCGACACATTCGAACAAGCCGTCACCCGGGCGAATGACAGCAAATACGGCCTGCAGGGCGGCCTGTTCACACGCGACATCACCCGCGCATTCTCTGCAATCGAGGACTGGGATGTCGGCGGACTGATGGTGAACGATGTGCCGATCTACCGGCTCGACAACATGCCATTCGGCGGCTGGAAACAATCGGGACTGGGCCGCGAAGGCACGGTCTACGCCATGGAAGAGATGACGGACATCAAGCATCTCGTCATCAACTACGCCTGA
- a CDS encoding ABC transporter ATP-binding protein, producing MTHLSIQNLSAGYGDVRVLYDVSFDVPIPGITAVIGSNGAGKTTLLRTLSGLIRPTKGEIQLGGTRLHGLEPDGFVTAGIAHVPEGRRLFAGMTVEDNLLIGAFSRQAPKAEISRDLEAVYSLFPKLHERRRQDAISMSGGEQQMCAIGRGMMAKPRVMMIDELSLGLAPVMVDVLIAALKQLAGNGLGLLVVEQDVAVAFDLADQVVIVDRGRVTRAGTSQEVAADPAIRNAYLGEI from the coding sequence ATGACGCATCTGTCGATTCAGAATCTCTCCGCAGGATATGGCGACGTGCGCGTTCTCTACGACGTCTCCTTCGACGTTCCCATTCCCGGCATTACCGCGGTCATCGGCTCGAACGGCGCCGGCAAGACAACATTGCTGCGCACTTTGTCCGGCCTGATCCGGCCGACGAAAGGCGAGATTCAACTGGGCGGGACACGGCTCCATGGTCTCGAGCCGGACGGCTTCGTCACAGCTGGCATCGCACATGTGCCGGAAGGACGCCGCCTGTTCGCGGGCATGACCGTGGAGGACAATCTGCTGATCGGCGCGTTTTCCAGACAGGCCCCGAAAGCAGAAATTTCCCGCGATCTCGAGGCGGTCTACAGCCTGTTCCCCAAGCTTCACGAGCGGCGCCGCCAGGACGCCATCTCGATGTCCGGCGGCGAACAGCAGATGTGCGCCATCGGCCGCGGCATGATGGCCAAGCCGCGCGTCATGATGATCGACGAACTCTCGCTTGGTCTCGCGCCGGTGATGGTGGACGTTCTGATCGCCGCGCTGAAGCAGCTTGCCGGCAACGGTCTTGGTCTGTTGGTCGTCGAACAGGATGTTGCGGTCGCTTTCGATCTTGCCGACCAGGTCGTCATCGTCGATCGCGGCCGGGTGACCAGAGCTGGCACAAGTCAAGAGGTTGCCGCCGATCCTGCCATTCGCAACGCCTATCTCGGCGAAATCTAA
- a CDS encoding ABC transporter ATP-binding protein — protein MTALLELQGLTRRFGGLTAVDKVSFSLNEGEIVGLIGSNGAGKTTLVNLVTGHLQPTAGRIVFAGHDVTGKAPYHLARLGLVRTFQVVQPFMQLTALDNVAAVALFAGGAADMAAARQVAAAALERLGIGELAHRLPPHITLAQRKRLELAKALAAKPKLLFLDEVNAGLNSAEIDGVLTMIRAIAAEGVTIVIIEHLMKVVRGLCRRLVVLHQGALLADGPTDDVARDPAVIQAYLGTRGAAMLETRPS, from the coding sequence ATGACCGCTTTGCTGGAACTGCAAGGCCTGACACGCCGGTTCGGCGGATTGACGGCCGTCGACAAAGTCTCCTTCTCATTGAATGAGGGTGAGATTGTCGGCCTGATCGGATCGAATGGCGCAGGCAAGACCACCCTCGTCAATCTCGTCACCGGTCATCTCCAGCCGACCGCCGGCCGCATTGTCTTTGCCGGACACGATGTGACCGGCAAGGCCCCCTATCATCTCGCGCGTCTTGGTCTCGTCCGCACCTTTCAGGTGGTGCAACCCTTCATGCAACTGACCGCGCTGGACAATGTCGCGGCTGTCGCGTTGTTTGCCGGCGGCGCTGCCGACATGGCTGCCGCAAGGCAAGTTGCCGCAGCGGCGCTGGAGCGGCTCGGCATTGGTGAACTTGCGCATCGGCTGCCGCCGCATATCACGCTCGCCCAGCGCAAACGGCTTGAACTTGCCAAGGCGCTGGCCGCAAAACCGAAGCTGCTGTTCCTCGACGAAGTCAATGCCGGGCTGAACTCCGCCGAAATCGACGGCGTCCTGACCATGATCCGTGCGATTGCCGCGGAGGGCGTCACGATTGTCATCATCGAGCATCTGATGAAAGTCGTGCGCGGCCTCTGCCGCCGGTTGGTGGTGCTGCATCAGGGCGCGCTGCTTGCCGACGGCCCGACCGACGATGTGGCCCGCGACCCGGCCGTGATCCAGGCCTATCTCGGCACGCGCGGCGCGGCGATGCTGGAGACGAGGCCGTCATGA
- a CDS encoding branched-chain amino acid ABC transporter permease — protein sequence MQSALSRWFLPLIIMVIGAVIAFGLPLVLSNETYLLRLATSLALLITLASAWNQVGGFTGYPSFATAAFFGLGAYASAVMQQFGWSVFAGYAMAALCAALLSAPFGFAILRLKGHYFAIASLMLVSILREITTGWADVTGGGMGINLPGAGGDPLAIARISLEIMVMLAAFSVALSLVIAKGWLGFGLSCIRMNETAAVSAGIDAPRLKTIAFTISSAICGVAGAAYAGWIGYIDPSDVYDIMWSVRPIIAALIGGVGTVFGPVVGSVIYLVFEELMWRNLLTFGTGALGILIAILVLVMPGGVLPSLRKGKVS from the coding sequence ATGCAATCCGCTCTGTCTCGCTGGTTTTTGCCGCTCATCATCATGGTTATCGGCGCAGTCATCGCCTTTGGCCTGCCGCTGGTTCTCTCCAACGAAACCTATCTGCTGCGGCTGGCCACATCGCTTGCGCTCCTGATCACACTTGCGTCCGCCTGGAATCAGGTCGGCGGCTTCACGGGCTATCCGTCATTCGCGACTGCTGCTTTTTTCGGTCTGGGTGCCTACGCATCGGCGGTCATGCAGCAATTCGGCTGGTCCGTCTTTGCGGGCTACGCCATGGCTGCACTCTGCGCCGCCCTCCTCTCGGCGCCGTTCGGTTTCGCAATCCTGCGCCTGAAGGGACATTACTTCGCGATCGCCAGCCTGATGCTCGTCTCCATTCTGCGGGAAATCACCACCGGCTGGGCCGATGTGACGGGCGGTGGCATGGGCATCAATCTACCCGGTGCCGGCGGAGACCCGCTCGCGATCGCACGCATCTCGCTGGAAATCATGGTGATGCTTGCGGCGTTTTCGGTCGCGCTGTCATTGGTGATCGCGAAAGGTTGGCTCGGTTTCGGGTTGTCCTGCATCCGCATGAACGAAACCGCGGCTGTCAGCGCGGGCATCGATGCGCCACGGCTCAAGACCATCGCCTTCACGATTTCGTCCGCCATCTGCGGCGTCGCCGGCGCGGCTTATGCGGGATGGATCGGTTACATCGATCCTTCCGACGTCTACGACATCATGTGGTCGGTGCGACCGATCATTGCAGCGCTCATCGGCGGTGTCGGCACGGTGTTCGGTCCTGTGGTCGGATCGGTGATCTATCTCGTCTTCGAAGAATTGATGTGGCGTAATTTGCTGACATTCGGCACGGGCGCACTCGGCATTCTGATCGCCATCCTTGTGCTCGTCATGCCGGGCGGTGTGCTGCCTTCTCTCAGAAAAGGAAAGGTGTCATGA